From a region of the Micromonospora tarapacensis genome:
- the cysC gene encoding adenylyl-sulfate kinase: MSNGWVLPDEVLRESPTYTPRPGELADLELLLTGAYAPVTGFMTRADLVSVSRRGRLVNGDPWPVAVTLQVPTTLVQGFDLTNPSRRTLVLTDGEGAPMAALEVVDAWAVRDGVAGVGGPVRRLGDGGHGPFQRLRRTPEEVRPLLPPGRVLGVVADRPLHRPQLAQIAHAVRTLSAHLLVMIPVGEDGTGGLPPEALVRSVFAARDRMPAATLIAVPFSRRRDEISDALLLARVSAAYGVTHLLSTGEMLSGAGLRVLVPRELAYDNRDGQWRWREDIPPRNRRLALTQPEIDDLLDRGFPLPEWHTPPAVAKELSQARPPRRHRGLVVFLTGLSGSGKSTVARGLADALREEGERTVTLLDGDVVRRELTAGLGFGKADRDTNVRRIGWVAAEIARHHGIGICCPIAPYAQARATAREMAVAAGAGFVLVHVATPLEVCERRDRKGLYARARAGQLTGMTGVDDPYEEPTDADLVLDTSELTVDEAVQRVLHHLTETGWVEPRLPAL, encoded by the coding sequence ATGAGCAACGGGTGGGTGCTGCCCGACGAGGTGCTGCGGGAGTCTCCGACGTACACGCCGCGTCCCGGTGAGCTCGCGGATCTGGAGCTGCTGCTGACCGGCGCGTACGCGCCGGTGACCGGGTTCATGACCCGGGCCGACCTGGTCTCCGTCAGCCGTCGGGGCCGGCTCGTCAACGGCGACCCGTGGCCGGTCGCCGTGACCCTCCAGGTGCCCACCACGCTGGTGCAGGGGTTCGACCTCACCAACCCGAGCCGCCGGACGCTCGTGCTCACCGACGGCGAGGGTGCGCCGATGGCGGCGCTGGAGGTTGTCGACGCCTGGGCGGTGCGCGACGGGGTGGCCGGAGTCGGTGGCCCTGTTCGTCGGCTCGGCGACGGCGGGCACGGTCCCTTCCAAAGGCTGCGGCGTACCCCCGAGGAGGTCCGCCCGTTGCTGCCGCCCGGCCGGGTGCTCGGGGTGGTCGCCGACCGCCCGCTGCACCGCCCGCAGCTGGCCCAGATCGCGCACGCCGTGCGTACCCTCAGCGCGCATCTGCTGGTCATGATTCCGGTCGGCGAGGACGGCACCGGCGGGCTACCGCCGGAGGCGCTGGTGCGCAGCGTCTTCGCCGCCCGCGACCGGATGCCGGCGGCGACCCTGATCGCCGTGCCGTTCTCTCGGCGCCGCGACGAGATCAGCGACGCCCTGCTGCTGGCCCGGGTCTCCGCCGCGTACGGCGTCACCCACCTGCTCTCCACCGGCGAGATGCTGTCCGGGGCCGGGCTGCGGGTGCTGGTGCCGCGCGAGCTGGCGTACGACAACCGGGACGGCCAGTGGCGCTGGCGCGAGGACATCCCACCGCGCAACCGGCGGCTGGCGCTGACCCAGCCCGAGATCGACGACCTGCTGGATCGGGGATTCCCGCTGCCGGAGTGGCACACCCCGCCGGCGGTGGCGAAGGAGCTGAGCCAGGCCCGGCCGCCCCGGCGGCACCGGGGCCTGGTGGTGTTCCTCACCGGGCTCTCCGGCTCGGGAAAGTCGACCGTCGCCCGTGGCCTCGCCGACGCGCTGCGCGAGGAGGGCGAACGGACGGTCACCCTGCTCGACGGCGATGTGGTGCGCCGCGAACTGACCGCCGGGCTCGGTTTCGGCAAGGCCGACCGGGACACCAACGTACGCCGGATCGGCTGGGTCGCCGCCGAGATAGCCCGGCACCACGGGATCGGCATCTGCTGCCCGATCGCCCCGTACGCCCAGGCCCGGGCGACCGCCCGGGAGATGGCCGTGGCGGCGGGCGCGGGATTCGTGCTGGTGCATGTGGCCACCCCCCTGGAGGTCTGCGAGCGACGCGACCGCAAGGGCCTGTACGCGCGGGCACGGGCCGGGCAGCTCACCGGGATGACCGGGGTCGACGACCCGTACGAGGAGCCGACCGACGCGGATCTGGTGCTGGACACCAGCGAACTCACCGTGGACGAGGCGGTC
- a CDS encoding DM13 domain-containing protein — protein MISRLLRTPLTWIAVAVLAAGSVLGLYWFQPWKLVTDQAVTEPLATIATPTAPEASTAPGASAAPDTSTAPVPTGGAARLVSSGDFVSHEHKTSGSARIVRTEDGRHRLELVGLNTSNGPDLRVWLTDQPVVEGRAGWHVFDDGRWVELGRLKGNLGDQGYEIPDGVELGDLTSVSIWCKRFSVSFGAAALD, from the coding sequence GTGATCTCCCGCCTGCTCCGTACCCCGTTGACCTGGATCGCGGTCGCCGTGCTGGCCGCCGGATCGGTGTTGGGTCTGTACTGGTTCCAACCCTGGAAGCTGGTCACCGACCAGGCGGTGACCGAGCCGCTGGCCACGATCGCGACGCCGACCGCGCCAGAGGCGTCGACCGCGCCAGGCGCGTCGGCGGCACCGGACACGTCGACCGCACCGGTGCCCACCGGCGGCGCGGCGCGGCTGGTCAGCTCCGGCGACTTCGTGAGCCACGAGCACAAGACGTCGGGCAGCGCCCGCATCGTGCGCACCGAGGACGGGCGGCACCGCCTGGAACTGGTGGGGTTGAACACCTCCAACGGCCCGGACCTGCGGGTCTGGCTCACCGACCAGCCGGTCGTCGAGGGCCGGGCGGGTTGGCATGTGTTCGACGACGGCCGCTGGGTCGAGCTGGGGCGGCTCAAGGGCAACCTCGGCGACCAGGGCTACGAGATCCCCGACGGTGTCGAGTTGGGCGACCTGACCAGTGTCTCGATCTGGTGCAAGCGGTTCTCGGTCTCCTTCGGCGCGGCGGCACTCGACTGA
- a CDS encoding ABC transporter ATP-binding protein, translating to MTLIATESLTKVYGGGVTALSDLTVAVEPGIVGLVGANGAGKSTLIKLLLGLLAPTRGRVQVLGLDPTADTAAVRARVGYMPEHDCLPPDLSAAELVTHLGRISGLPRTVARERASEALRHVGLHEERHRPVGGYSTGMKQRVKLAQALVHDPDLLLLDEPTNGLDPAGRDAMLALVQRIGTEFGISVLVCSHLLGEVERICDTLVAIDGGRLLRADHIAAMTTATDVLAVEVSEGTEALAARLAALDLPVGREGRLLLVPLADQGTYDLILGAVAELELPLHRLDQRRHRVAELFARRENSHA from the coding sequence GTGACACTCATCGCAACAGAGTCGTTGACGAAGGTCTACGGCGGCGGGGTCACCGCGCTGTCCGATCTGACGGTCGCGGTGGAGCCGGGGATCGTCGGTCTGGTCGGCGCCAACGGCGCCGGCAAGTCGACCCTGATCAAGCTGCTGCTCGGCCTGCTCGCCCCGACCCGTGGCCGGGTCCAGGTGCTGGGGCTCGACCCGACCGCCGACACGGCGGCGGTCCGGGCCCGGGTCGGCTACATGCCGGAGCACGACTGCCTGCCGCCCGACCTGTCCGCCGCCGAACTGGTCACCCACCTGGGGCGGATCAGCGGCCTGCCGCGTACGGTCGCCCGGGAGCGGGCCTCCGAGGCGCTGCGCCACGTGGGGCTGCACGAGGAGCGGCACCGCCCGGTGGGCGGCTACTCCACCGGCATGAAACAGCGGGTCAAGCTCGCCCAGGCGCTGGTGCACGATCCCGACCTGCTGCTGCTCGACGAGCCGACCAACGGGCTCGACCCGGCCGGCCGGGACGCGATGCTCGCCCTGGTGCAGCGGATCGGCACCGAGTTCGGCATCTCCGTGCTGGTCTGCTCGCACCTGCTCGGCGAGGTCGAGCGGATCTGCGACACCCTGGTCGCCATCGACGGTGGGCGGCTGCTCAGGGCCGACCACATCGCCGCGATGACAACGGCCACCGACGTGCTCGCGGTCGAGGTCAGCGAGGGCACCGAGGCGCTGGCCGCCCGGCTGGCCGCGCTCGACCTGCCGGTCGGCCGGGAGGGTCGGCTGCTCCTCGTCCCGCTCGCCGACCAGGGCACCTACGACCTGATCCTCGGCGCGGTGGCCGAGCTGGAGCTGCCGTTGCACCGGCTGGACCAGCGCCGGCACCGGGTGGCCGAGCTATTCGCCCGGAGGGAGAACAGCCATGCCTGA
- a CDS encoding ABC transporter permease, translated as MPEPTGVIHDIGYQRYTGPRLGRRHVFGALYLHGVRTAFGLGRSAKAKIFPWLVVGIVLMVAAAVTAIRSQVGEVIMTYAQFADAMSWLVIFFVAVAAPELVSRDLRSGVLPLYFSRPLRHADYPLAKLLALVTALFLLLGAPQLLMFLGAAFSADGMGAVWDELLDLLPGLLYAGLWAVVFASVGLLVASLTGKRAFAAGGTVAVFLMTTPIVGILSVLPSQAANQLSGIASPPTLVQGVGIWTMRDLLITDATGPGLDLGPFGPVYALAAVALVAGCVALLLARYRKVAAR; from the coding sequence ATGCCTGAGCCGACCGGCGTCATCCACGACATCGGCTACCAGCGTTACACCGGCCCCCGGCTCGGCCGCCGGCACGTCTTCGGCGCGCTGTACCTGCACGGTGTGCGTACCGCCTTCGGGCTGGGCCGCAGCGCCAAGGCCAAGATCTTCCCCTGGCTGGTGGTGGGCATCGTGTTGATGGTGGCCGCCGCGGTGACCGCGATCCGCAGCCAGGTCGGCGAAGTGATCATGACGTACGCCCAGTTCGCCGACGCGATGAGTTGGCTGGTCATCTTCTTCGTCGCGGTGGCCGCGCCCGAGCTGGTCTCCCGTGACCTGCGCAGCGGCGTCCTGCCGCTGTACTTCTCCCGCCCGCTGCGGCACGCCGACTACCCGCTGGCCAAGCTCCTTGCGCTGGTCACCGCGCTGTTCCTGCTGCTCGGCGCGCCGCAGTTGCTGATGTTCCTCGGCGCGGCGTTCAGCGCGGACGGCATGGGCGCGGTCTGGGACGAACTGCTCGACCTGCTGCCCGGGCTGCTCTACGCCGGGCTGTGGGCGGTGGTCTTCGCCTCGGTCGGCCTGCTGGTCGCCTCGCTGACCGGCAAGCGGGCCTTCGCCGCCGGCGGGACCGTGGCCGTGTTCCTGATGACCACGCCGATCGTCGGCATCCTGTCGGTCCTGCCCTCGCAGGCGGCGAATCAGCTGTCCGGCATCGCCTCGCCGCCCACCCTGGTGCAGGGCGTCGGCATCTGGACGATGCGCGACCTGCTGATCACCGATGCCACCGGTCCGGGCCTCGACCTCGGGCCCTTCGGGCCGGTGTACGCGCTGGCCGCCGTCGCGCTCGTGGCGGGCTGCGTCGCCCTGCTGCTGGCCCGCTACCGGAAGGTGGCCGCACGATGA
- a CDS encoding ABC transporter ATP-binding protein encodes MTTTSSAAPPATTTSTLDLAGVSRWYGNVVAVNDVSMTLGPGVTGLLGPNGAGKTTLLHMMAGFLSPSRGAVTLDGRSTWRNPEVYRRLGLVSEREAVHSFLTAYEFVLATAKLHKLPDPQAAARRAVAMVEMEDAQDRRIGTYSKGMRQRTRVAAALVHDPQVLLLDEPFNGMDPRQRLHMMELLHSLGDAGRTILFSSHILEEVEQVSGTVQVMVAGRLAASGDFRTIRRLMTNRPHVFAIRSTDDRALAVALMAEPSVSGVELGRDGLTVRAGDYGAFTRVLPKVALARGVRVRQLLPEDESLESVFSYLVEV; translated from the coding sequence ATGACCACGACGAGTTCCGCCGCCCCGCCGGCCACCACCACCAGCACCCTCGACCTGGCCGGGGTCTCCCGCTGGTACGGCAACGTGGTCGCGGTCAACGACGTGAGCATGACCCTGGGGCCCGGGGTGACCGGGCTGCTCGGCCCCAACGGCGCGGGCAAGACGACGCTGCTGCACATGATGGCCGGCTTCCTCTCCCCCTCCCGGGGCGCGGTCACCCTGGACGGCCGGTCCACCTGGCGCAACCCCGAGGTCTACCGGCGACTCGGGCTGGTCAGCGAACGGGAGGCCGTGCACAGCTTCCTCACCGCGTACGAGTTCGTGCTGGCCACCGCGAAGCTGCACAAGCTGCCCGACCCGCAGGCGGCGGCCCGCCGGGCGGTGGCCATGGTCGAGATGGAAGACGCGCAGGACCGCCGGATCGGCACCTACTCCAAGGGCATGCGGCAGCGGACCCGGGTGGCGGCGGCGCTGGTGCACGACCCGCAGGTGCTGCTGCTCGACGAGCCGTTCAACGGCATGGACCCGCGCCAGCGGCTGCACATGATGGAGCTGCTGCACTCCCTCGGTGACGCCGGCCGCACGATCCTGTTCAGCTCGCACATCCTGGAGGAGGTCGAGCAGGTTTCCGGCACCGTGCAGGTGATGGTCGCCGGTCGGCTCGCCGCCTCCGGCGACTTCCGGACGATCCGGCGGCTGATGACCAACCGACCGCACGTCTTCGCCATCCGCTCGACCGACGACCGGGCGTTGGCGGTCGCGCTGATGGCCGAGCCCTCGGTCAGCGGGGTCGAGTTGGGCCGCGACGGTCTGACCGTTCGGGCCGGCGACTACGGTGCCTTCACCCGAGTGCTGCCGAAGGTCGCCCTGGCCCGCGGCGTACGGGTGCGGCAGCTCCTGCCCGAGGACGAGTCCCTGGAGAGCGTCTTCTCCTACCTGGTGGAGGTCTGA
- a CDS encoding ABC transporter permease — MSTVSWITARGLFGRRRFLLLLPLPVLLVLLAVLSRGLGVEPTDWGPPVLVGLGLAVVLPVVALIVGTGVLGAEIDDGTVVHVLTTPLPRWQIVLPKLAVASGVTAVTVAVPLFVAGLLADSVRLGVALAVAASVGALAYTALFVAASLLTRRPVLLGLVYVLIWEGLLSNVISGTRVLSIQHYVIALADRLAPTDLLSTTVSVAVAAVMTVLIVVAATFLAIDRLRAFSVAGETS, encoded by the coding sequence ATGTCCACTGTTTCGTGGATCACCGCGCGCGGGCTGTTCGGGCGCCGCCGGTTCCTGTTGCTGCTGCCGCTGCCGGTCCTGCTGGTGCTGCTGGCCGTCCTGTCCCGGGGGCTGGGGGTGGAGCCCACCGACTGGGGGCCGCCGGTGCTGGTCGGCCTCGGGCTGGCCGTGGTGCTGCCGGTGGTCGCCCTGATCGTCGGCACCGGCGTGCTCGGTGCCGAGATCGACGACGGCACCGTGGTGCACGTGCTCACCACACCGTTGCCGCGCTGGCAGATCGTGCTGCCCAAGCTGGCCGTCGCGTCCGGTGTCACCGCGGTCACCGTCGCGGTCCCGCTGTTCGTCGCCGGCCTGCTGGCCGACTCGGTACGCCTCGGCGTGGCGCTCGCCGTCGCCGCGTCGGTCGGTGCGCTGGCCTACACGGCGTTGTTCGTGGCGGCCAGCCTGCTCACCCGGCGACCGGTGCTGCTCGGCCTGGTCTACGTGCTGATCTGGGAAGGGCTGCTCAGCAACGTGATCAGCGGCACCCGGGTGCTGTCGATCCAGCACTACGTGATCGCGCTGGCCGACCGGCTGGCCCCGACCGATCTGCTCAGCACGACCGTCTCCGTGGCGGTGGCGGCGGTGATGACCGTGCTGATCGTCGTCGCCGCCACCTTCCTCGCCATCGACCGCCTGCGCGCCTTCTCCGTCGCCGGCGAAACCAGCTGA
- the valS gene encoding valine--tRNA ligase, with protein MTDTARTARTGVPERPSLDGLEETWSRRWQEEGTYAFDRSKERSDVYAIDTPPPTVSGELHMGHVFSYTHTDLVARFQRMRGRTVFYPIGWDDNGLPTERRVQNVYGVRCEVSLPYDPGWQAPQAPVDDAARKDPTPISRRNFIELCERLTVSDEQVFEALWRRLGLSVDWSLMYTTIGAVARSTSQRAFLRNLARGEAYQAQAPTLWDVGFATAVAQAELEDRERPGAYHRLRFHGPGDREVLIDTTRPELLPACVALVCHPDDERYADLVGGSVRSPVFSVDVPVHAHPLADPAKGTGVAMVCTFGDLTDVTWWRELALDTRVVIGRDGRLLPEAPAGVPSGPYAALAGQTVNGARRTVVELLADAGDLVGQPRPITHPVKFYERGDRPLEIVSTRQWYLRNGGRDADLREALLARGRELRWVPEHMRHRYEHWVSGLTGDWLVSRQRFFGVPVPVWYRLDDDGEPDWSHPLTPPEASLPIDPSQDAPPGYDESQRGLPGGFLGDPDVLDTWATSALTPQIVGGWERDPDLWRRVFPMDLRPQGQEIIRTWLFATVVRAHLEHGTLPWRTAELSGWILDPDRKKMSKSKGNVVTPMALLEQHGSDAVRYWAASGKPGTDLAFDPAQIRIGRRLATKLLNASKFALGLGAADALRAPATEPLDRAMLAELATVVAGATAAFEAYDHTAALQATESFFWRFCDDYIELVKERAYGTGARADSARAALATALSVQLRLFAPVLPFVTEQVWSWWRYGSVHRAPWPTTYEVGRDVQGEGDPELLRLAADALGQVRRAKSERKLSMRAEVPLAEALGPAALLDRLTLVVDDLRAAGHIGKLDLLPDRTSELVVACAF; from the coding sequence ATGACTGATACGGCGAGGACGGCCCGCACCGGCGTCCCCGAGCGTCCGAGCCTGGACGGCCTCGAGGAGACCTGGTCGCGCCGCTGGCAGGAGGAGGGCACGTATGCGTTCGACCGCTCGAAGGAGCGCTCGGACGTATACGCGATCGACACCCCGCCGCCGACCGTATCGGGCGAGCTGCACATGGGGCACGTCTTCTCCTACACTCACACCGACCTGGTCGCCCGGTTCCAGCGGATGCGCGGCCGGACGGTGTTCTACCCGATCGGCTGGGACGACAACGGCCTGCCCACCGAGCGCCGGGTGCAGAACGTCTACGGCGTGCGCTGCGAGGTGTCCCTGCCGTACGACCCGGGCTGGCAGGCGCCGCAGGCACCGGTGGACGACGCCGCCCGCAAGGATCCGACGCCGATCTCGCGGCGCAACTTCATCGAGCTGTGCGAGCGGCTGACCGTCTCCGACGAACAGGTTTTCGAGGCGCTGTGGCGCCGGCTCGGGCTGTCGGTGGACTGGTCGCTGATGTACACCACCATCGGCGCGGTGGCCCGGTCCACCTCCCAACGGGCGTTCCTGCGCAACCTGGCACGGGGCGAGGCCTACCAGGCCCAGGCACCGACGCTGTGGGACGTCGGCTTCGCCACCGCGGTCGCCCAGGCGGAACTGGAGGACCGGGAGCGGCCCGGCGCGTACCACCGGCTGCGGTTCCACGGGCCCGGTGACCGGGAGGTGCTGATCGACACCACCCGGCCGGAGTTGCTGCCGGCCTGTGTCGCGCTGGTCTGCCATCCCGACGACGAGCGGTACGCCGACCTGGTCGGCGGGTCCGTGCGTTCGCCGGTCTTCTCCGTCGACGTGCCGGTGCACGCGCATCCGCTGGCGGACCCGGCCAAGGGGACCGGTGTCGCCATGGTCTGCACCTTCGGCGACCTGACCGATGTCACCTGGTGGCGGGAGTTGGCCCTGGACACCCGGGTGGTGATCGGCCGGGACGGCCGGCTGCTGCCGGAGGCACCGGCCGGGGTGCCGAGCGGGCCGTACGCGGCGCTGGCCGGGCAGACCGTGAACGGCGCCCGGCGGACGGTCGTGGAACTGCTGGCCGACGCGGGCGACTTGGTCGGACAGCCGCGCCCGATCACCCATCCGGTGAAGTTCTACGAGCGCGGCGACCGGCCGCTGGAGATCGTCTCGACCCGGCAGTGGTACCTGCGCAACGGTGGCCGCGACGCCGACCTGCGGGAGGCGCTGCTGGCCCGGGGGCGGGAGTTGCGCTGGGTGCCGGAGCACATGCGGCACCGCTACGAGCACTGGGTGAGCGGGCTGACCGGCGACTGGCTGGTCAGCCGGCAGCGGTTCTTCGGCGTGCCGGTGCCGGTGTGGTACCGGCTCGACGACGATGGCGAGCCGGACTGGTCCCACCCTCTCACGCCGCCGGAGGCTTCGCTGCCGATCGACCCGTCGCAGGACGCCCCGCCCGGGTACGACGAGTCGCAGCGCGGCCTGCCCGGCGGTTTCCTCGGCGACCCGGACGTCCTCGACACCTGGGCCACCTCGGCACTGACCCCGCAGATCGTCGGCGGTTGGGAACGTGACCCGGACCTGTGGCGCCGGGTCTTCCCGATGGACCTGCGCCCGCAGGGCCAGGAGATCATCCGGACGTGGCTGTTCGCCACCGTGGTCCGGGCACACCTGGAGCACGGCACGCTGCCGTGGCGCACGGCCGAGCTGTCCGGCTGGATCCTCGACCCGGACCGCAAGAAGATGTCGAAGTCCAAGGGGAACGTGGTCACCCCGATGGCGCTGCTGGAGCAGCACGGCTCCGACGCGGTGCGCTACTGGGCGGCCAGCGGCAAGCCCGGCACCGACCTCGCCTTCGACCCGGCGCAGATCAGGATCGGCCGGCGGCTCGCCACCAAGCTGCTCAACGCGTCGAAGTTCGCGCTCGGGCTGGGCGCCGCCGACGCGCTGCGCGCCCCGGCGACCGAGCCGCTGGACCGGGCCATGCTCGCCGAACTGGCCACGGTGGTGGCGGGGGCGACCGCCGCCTTCGAAGCGTACGACCACACGGCCGCGTTGCAGGCCACCGAGTCGTTCTTCTGGCGGTTCTGCGACGACTACATCGAGCTGGTGAAGGAGCGGGCCTACGGCACCGGGGCCAGGGCCGACTCGGCCCGCGCCGCGCTGGCCACCGCCCTCTCGGTGCAGCTACGACTGTTCGCCCCGGTGCTGCCGTTCGTGACCGAACAGGTGTGGTCCTGGTGGCGGTACGGCTCGGTGCACCGGGCGCCGTGGCCCACCACCTACGAGGTCGGCCGGGACGTTCAGGGTGAGGGTGATCCGGAACTGCTGCGGCTGGCCGCCGACGCGCTGGGGCAGGTCCGCCGGGCCAAGTCCGAGCGGAAGTTGTCGATGAGGGCCGAGGTGCCGCTGGCCGAGGCGCTCGGCCCGGCGGCCCTGCTCGACCGGCTCACCCTCGTCGTCGACGACCTGCGCGCGGCGGGCCACATCGGCAAGCTCGACCTGCTGCCCGACCGCACCTCGGAGCTGGTCGTCGCCTGCGCGTTCTGA
- a CDS encoding ABC transporter ATP-binding protein, producing the protein MTAGTARPGNDSDPTHWRGMALDPHADRSLAEDTDPVAVARLRARSRVLLADVLRPHRARLGAAVALLLTQNAAAMSGPYLVMLGIDRAIEPLRAGESGPLIAVAVSFAAATGIEYAARRGFLTVSARIGQAVLLDLRQRVYAHFLRLPVAFHERYTSGRMISRLTSDIDSIAELVDGGVESLVMAALTIVSVAGILLWLDLPLAAVTLLAFPLLFRLSRWFARASAAAYRHTREAMALVIVHFVESMRGIRAVQAYRREPRNQRIFDAVNDDYRRSSRHAFHLIATYSPSIKLIGNVTVAVVLCYGGARVLGGDTEVGVLAAFLLYLRRFFEPMQELSQFYNSLQSATAALEKLAGVLDERPSVAEPARPVPLPRGPGRGAARFRAVSFGYRPDSPILTGLDLTVPAGQTVALIGPTGAGKSTVAKLLARFHDPAAGTVAIDGVDLRQVADAELRRAVVLVTQETHLYGGTVAENIRFGRPDADDDAVEAAARAIGAHDFIAALPDGYATEVQRRGGRLSAGQRQLVAFARAFLADPAVLILDEATSSLDVPTERLVQHALGTILRDRTAVVIAHRLSTVETADRVLVLDGGRIVEDGPPAELIAAGGRYAALHRQWRDSLL; encoded by the coding sequence GTGACCGCCGGCACCGCCAGGCCGGGCAACGACTCCGACCCGACCCACTGGCGGGGAATGGCCCTCGACCCGCACGCCGACCGCAGCCTCGCCGAGGACACCGATCCGGTGGCGGTGGCCCGGCTACGCGCCCGCAGCCGGGTGCTGCTGGCCGACGTGCTGCGTCCGCACCGCGCCCGGCTGGGCGCCGCGGTCGCGCTGCTGCTGACCCAGAACGCCGCGGCCATGTCCGGGCCGTACCTGGTCATGCTCGGCATCGACCGGGCGATCGAGCCGTTGCGGGCCGGCGAGTCCGGCCCGCTGATCGCCGTCGCCGTGTCGTTCGCCGCGGCGACCGGGATCGAGTACGCCGCCCGGCGCGGTTTCCTCACCGTCTCCGCCCGCATCGGCCAGGCCGTCCTGCTCGACCTGCGCCAGCGGGTGTACGCGCACTTCCTGCGCCTGCCGGTGGCCTTCCATGAGCGGTACACCTCGGGCCGGATGATCTCGCGATTGACGAGTGACATCGACTCGATCGCCGAACTGGTCGACGGGGGCGTGGAGTCGCTGGTGATGGCCGCCCTGACCATCGTCTCGGTGGCCGGCATCCTGCTCTGGCTGGACCTGCCGTTGGCCGCGGTGACCCTGCTCGCCTTCCCGCTGCTGTTCCGGCTGTCCCGCTGGTTCGCCCGCGCATCGGCCGCCGCGTACCGCCACACCCGGGAGGCGATGGCCCTGGTCATCGTCCACTTCGTCGAGTCGATGCGCGGCATCCGAGCCGTGCAGGCGTACCGCCGGGAGCCGCGCAACCAGCGGATCTTCGACGCGGTCAACGACGACTACCGCCGGTCCAGCCGGCACGCGTTCCACCTGATCGCGACGTACTCGCCGAGCATCAAACTGATCGGCAACGTGACCGTGGCGGTGGTGCTCTGCTACGGCGGCGCCCGGGTGCTCGGCGGCGACACCGAGGTCGGCGTGCTCGCGGCCTTTCTGCTCTACCTGCGCCGGTTCTTCGAGCCGATGCAGGAGCTGAGCCAGTTCTACAACTCCCTACAGTCGGCGACGGCGGCGTTGGAGAAGCTCGCCGGGGTGCTCGACGAGCGGCCCTCGGTCGCCGAACCGGCTCGTCCCGTGCCACTGCCTCGCGGCCCGGGACGCGGCGCCGCCCGGTTCCGCGCGGTGTCGTTCGGGTACCGCCCGGACTCGCCGATCCTCACCGGGCTGGATCTCACCGTCCCCGCGGGGCAGACCGTCGCACTGATCGGGCCGACCGGTGCCGGCAAGTCCACCGTCGCCAAGCTGCTGGCCCGGTTCCACGACCCGGCCGCCGGCACGGTCGCCATCGACGGCGTGGACCTGCGTCAGGTGGCCGACGCCGAACTGCGCCGGGCGGTGGTGCTGGTGACCCAGGAGACGCACCTGTACGGCGGCACCGTGGCGGAGAACATCCGGTTCGGCCGCCCGGACGCCGACGACGACGCCGTCGAGGCCGCCGCCCGGGCGATCGGCGCACACGACTTCATCGCGGCGCTGCCCGACGGATACGCCACCGAGGTGCAACGGCGCGGCGGACGGCTCTCCGCCGGCCAGCGGCAGCTGGTCGCCTTCGCGCGGGCCTTCCTGGCCGACCCGGCGGTGCTGATCCTGGACGAGGCCACCTCGTCGCTGGACGTACCGACCGAACGCCTGGTGCAGCACGCGCTCGGCACCATCCTGCGGGACCGCACCGCCGTGGTGATCGCGCACCGGCTCTCGACAGTGGAGACCGCCGACCGGGTCCTCGTCCTCGACGGCGGCCGGATCGTCGAGGACGGCCCGCCGGCCGAGCTGATCGCTGCCGGTGGCCGGTACGCGGCCCTGCATCGCCAGTGGCGCGACTCGCTGCTCTGA